GCCAGCGCCATCAATTACTACAACCGCACCCGCCCCATGCCCCGGGCCAGCAGCATGAACGGCAGCTATCTGTTCTGGTACCCGGCCCTGGACCACTGCCAGGCCGTCATCATCGTCGACGACGAGCCCACCGACGAAGTGGCCCCGCATTTTGCGTCGTTGCGCCGCTTTGGCGCAATCGCCAACCCCTATGCCCGGGAGCAGGGCACGGCCATTTCCATTGGTCTGCGGCCCGATAGCGCCATCCGGGCGCAGGTACGGCAGGAGTGGCGCACCAGCATGGCCGCTTGGGAGGGCCAGCCGTGAGTTCCTGGGCCCCGCCAGCTAGGCCAGGCGCGCAGCCGGGGCGGCGACAAACGGAAACTGCTGCAGCGCTTCCCAAGGCCCGCCGCGGTAGGCCCACAGCTCCAGGCCCGTGCCCACGGCGGTAAAAGGGGCAAAATCGGTCTGCAGGTCGGTGAGCAGCTGCCGGGCGGCGGCTGGGTCCACCTTGTTTTGAATGGTGACGTGGGGCTGCAGCTTTTGCTGGTCCTGGGGCGTGAGCTGGGACCCAAACGTGAGCTGCAGCCGCCGGTGCAGGGCCAGCAGCTCCTCGTTGTGCAGCGTGAAAGCCACCCCGCGGCCCAGGGAGCGCAGCCCCGTTACTTGCAGCGGCAGCGCGCTCTGCAGCTTGCAGCAGTCGTGCAGCTGCTCGCACACGGACGCCAGCTCGGCGCCGGGCAGGTGGTGAAAGAGGGTGAGGTGGGCGGCCAGGTAATTGATTTTGGGCGGAAAGTGCTGGCGGCGCAAGGCGTTGAAGTACGTGTGGGCCGCGTCGTCCAGCATGAGCGTGAGGATGAGCGGTGCGTTGTCGAAGTCGGGCATGGGGCAGAGCAGAGTCGGAGCAGCTAGGCGTACGGAAACCACGCCACAACCGCTGGGTCGGCTTGGCGCAATGAGCTGACAATGAAAGGCGTATGCGAGGATTAATTGTACCGAAAATCAGGGAATTACCTCACTTTTCGAGGACTTAATTTCCCTTGAAAAACGTTGGAAAATATCCGTCACCAATGCCTTTACATGCTTACTTCCGGCGCCCTCGTTGCCCTTTCCGATACCTTGCTTACTGACCAGCCGCAGCCTGCGGCGGTCCCGCGCACCCACTCGGCCAAGCTGTGGCTGCCCCAGCGGGTGGTGTTCACGCCCGATGCCCTCGACGAGGAGTTTGGCCAGCAAATCCTGGCCCGCGTCTCGGCCCAAAACCTGGAAGTGGAGCTACTGAAAAGCAACCGCCTCACCGGCCTGCGCCAAGACGACGTGCGCGCCACCTACCGCACCGCCAAAAACACCCTGGCCGTGGTGAAAGCGCCCGCCGGCGCCCTGCGCCTGCAGCCCACGCCGCCCTCGGCCGACTGGCAGCTCAATCTGGCCGAAGGCTGCCCCGCGCACTGCCAGTACTGCTACCTGGCCGGCTCGCTCAGCGGCCCGCCCGTGGTCAAGGCCTTTGCCAACCTGCCCCAGCTGCTGGCCAACACCGCCAGCTACGAGCAGCCGGGCCGCGTGGTAAGCTTCGAGGCCAGCTGCTACACCGACGTGCTGGGCATCGAGCACCTCACCGGCAGCCTGGCCGAGGCAGTGCGCCACTTCAGCACCCGCGAGGGCGCCCAGCTGCGCTTTGTGAGCAAGTACGACCACATTGGCCCGCTGCTGGGCCTGGCCCACCACGGCCGCAGCCGGGCCCGCTTCTCGCTCAATGCCGAGCCCGTGGCCCGGCGCCTGGAAGGCGGCACGGCCTCAGTCGGCGCCCGGATTCGGGCGCTGCGCCAGCTGGCCTTGCCCACCGGCCAAGGCGGGGGCGGCTACCCCGTGGGCGTGGTGCTCGCGCCCATTATGCCCATCCCCGATTGGCAGCAGCACTACACCGAATTGCTCGACCGCCTGCAAGCTGCCCTGGATTTCGACTGCGACCTAACCGTGGAATTCATCAC
This region of Hymenobacter sedentarius genomic DNA includes:
- a CDS encoding 2'-5' RNA ligase family protein; the encoded protein is MPDFDNAPLILTLMLDDAAHTYFNALRRQHFPPKINYLAAHLTLFHHLPGAELASVCEQLHDCCKLQSALPLQVTGLRSLGRGVAFTLHNEELLALHRRLQLTFGSQLTPQDQQKLQPHVTIQNKVDPAAARQLLTDLQTDFAPFTAVGTGLELWAYRGGPWEALQQFPFVAAPAARLA
- a CDS encoding spore photoproduct lyase family protein, producing the protein MLTSGALVALSDTLLTDQPQPAAVPRTHSAKLWLPQRVVFTPDALDEEFGQQILARVSAQNLEVELLKSNRLTGLRQDDVRATYRTAKNTLAVVKAPAGALRLQPTPPSADWQLNLAEGCPAHCQYCYLAGSLSGPPVVKAFANLPQLLANTASYEQPGRVVSFEASCYTDVLGIEHLTGSLAEAVRHFSTREGAQLRFVSKYDHIGPLLGLAHHGRSRARFSLNAEPVARRLEGGTASVGARIRALRQLALPTGQGGGGYPVGVVLAPIMPIPDWQQHYTELLDRLQAALDFDCDLTVEFITHRFTPGSKDVLLQWYPNTSLDLAEEGRAVKRNKFGGLKYVYQPEQMKAMKAWFYTEWQWRFPNAPVQYWT